GACGCTAGTTACCGCTACGCAACCGAGGTGTGAGTCTTAGCTAAAGACGAATGGGGCGCACACTTCCTACATTACTACATATCCGACAATCACTCGGAAAGCGTGGGAGGACACCTACTTACCTCCAATTAGGACTATATGAATATACGAGAGCAAGAACAAGTATCTTGCCCTCTAAGAATTAGACGGCTGTCGCAAGATCTCTGATCTTGCTACCCACAAATTCGAAGAATTTGTGACTGTATCCCTGCCCTACCCTCGTCGTATAAATCCGACTTCAAGCGAATCGGAGTGGTTCGAGACGGCAAGCCGTCTCGTCATGCCGAAGGCGCAAGTGCCTTTCGTAGCAATTCGCGTACTCATCGAAAATCTCCGATTTTCGAGACACATAAAGGACGGGGTTTTAGCCTGTGGTCTACATAACTTCGGCTCCCCCGAGACGTGCGGAAGTAATAAGTCGTGGTTCGACCAAACTAAACTCGGTTAAGATGGACACCGACCAGCTTATGAGTGACGTCGAATGGGAAGATCTCGAAGACGACGCCGACGAAGACGGAGTCGAGTCGTTCACACATCCCGAGACGGGTGCAGTCTTCTCTCTCGTCGATGTCTCAGGAATGGAGGGAATGACCGGAGACGTCGAGGGATACTACTGGAGCCTCACAGTCGACGGAGTCGAGTACTACGAGGAGATGGGGGCGACTATGGCGAAATGGGAGACCGAGGACGAGGCTGTCGACGCTCTGAGACGAGCCGTCAAGGAGTCCGAGGACATCTGGGTTATGATCTAATCAGATGTCGAGTCTGTCGATGAGGTAGACGAAGGAGCCGACGTCGGGTATCATGTAGAACTCGAAGTTGAAGTCGCTCTCCGAGTCCCCGTCTGTCTCGTTCTCGTCGAACTCCATCACAGTGTCTATGACTATCGACAGCGAGTCCTCGTGAACGTGTGATACAACCCTGTTCGAGATCTCGTTCCCCGTCGATCTCTCGACCTCGGGTGTACTTATCTCTATGCTAGTGTCCAAGGCGTTAGCCCAGCCGTCTATGAAGCCCGAGGTCAGGACGTTACAGAGCTCCTGTAGGGCACTCCTGTGTATGCCGTCGATCTCCTCGCCCTCTATCTCCTTCCCTGTCATCAGCTCCGAGACCCTCCTCGCAGTTCTGGGTGTAAACGTCAGCAGGAACAGACCGTAAGGAGGACTGTCCATGTTTATTACGACGTTGAACTTCTCCGAACTCCCTATCTCGTTTTTCAGGTCTCCCGGGTCGATGAAGGTCAGACCCGTGACCTCTATCTCCGACTCGACACCCGTGAGCGACTCTATGTAGTCGGCGAGCGTCTTGGAGCTCTCCTTGACGAGTGAGTCGATTACCGTGAGCTTACGTATGTCGACGAGTAATGGCATTCTCTACCCGAAAAGAAGACGATAGCCAAGATAAAATTTGGCTTACCGAGCTCTGGCGACTTGGTGTTTGAGTTCCTTTTCACTCAAAACCTGAGAACGGGAAGAAACAGTGCGTTGGCCGGGATTTGAACCCGGGTTAAGGGCTTGGAAGGCCCATGTCATACCACTAGACCACCAACGCGCAGTACATTCTTGACGGGTTATAAGTATAAGTCTGACGGATTGGCGATGGGTCTCCGAACCCTATTTATATTACTCGTCTCTATACCACGTATGTACGACTCCTTCCCGCTCTCTGACTTCGTCTCGTCACCGAGGAGGAAGACCGCACTCCTCGTAGACGGTCCTAACCTTCTCAGGGACGAGTTCGACGTCCGTCTCGAAGACATACGTGAGGTCGCCGAGGACTGTGCGAGCCTCAACGTCACACGTGTCTACCTCAACCACCACGCGCCTCCGTCTCTCGTTGAGGCTGTCGAGACGAACGGGATGGAGCCAGTCGTGACCTCGGGCGACGTCGACGTCAAGCTCTCCGTCGACGCGACGGCGTACGCAGTTGAGGGTGCTGACCTCATCGTGGCGACGAGAGACGCCGACTTCAAGCCCGCTCTCGAAAAGGCTAACGAGGCAGGGTCGGAGACACGTGTAATCGGCGTCGACAAGGGCTTCTCGTCGGCTCTCGGAAGCGTCGCCGACGACGTAGTCTTTCTCTGAATTTGTGAGTCACTGCTACTGCTACTCAGTCCTCGGCGGCACCTCCCTTTCTGTTGAGGAAGTCCTCAAGATCGATCCTGAGGTACTCGGCGACCCTGTCGTAGTACTCCCAGAGGGCGTCGTTGAGTTTCTCGCGCGTCTCCCTGTCGGGAATCCCCTCCCCTCTGTAGGCTGACTCGGGTATCTGTGGATGGTAGGTACAGACGACTCGGGGAGAGCCGTCCTCCGAGACCTTCTCCCCCTGTACTATGCCGTACTCGGCTTCCCCCCAGAGACCCTCGCCCGACTCCCTGTGCATCTCGGAGTCGATCCAGTCCAACTTACGTATCTCCCCCTCGGTAAGTACGGCGTCTTCGCCCGCGAACATCTCGTTGTACGCCTTACGTCTCGCGTCGTAGAGCCAGTCGTCGAGACGGTCGCGCGCCGCCTGTACGAGCTCTTTCCTGTTCTCGATGCTCATACCCGACCTACAGTCCGT
This is a stretch of genomic DNA from Candidatus Afararchaeum irisae. It encodes these proteins:
- a CDS encoding chemotaxis protein CheC, encoding MPLLVDIRKLTVIDSLVKESSKTLADYIESLTGVESEIEVTGLTFIDPGDLKNEIGSSEKFNVVINMDSPPYGLFLLTFTPRTARRVSELMTGKEIEGEEIDGIHRSALQELCNVLTSGFIDGWANALDTSIEISTPEVERSTGNEISNRVVSHVHEDSLSIVIDTVMEFDENETDGDSESDFNFEFYMIPDVGSFVYLIDRLDI
- a CDS encoding NYN domain-containing protein encodes the protein MYDSFPLSDFVSSPRRKTALLVDGPNLLRDEFDVRLEDIREVAEDCASLNVTRVYLNHHAPPSLVEAVETNGMEPVVTSGDVDVKLSVDATAYAVEGADLIVATRDADFKPALEKANEAGSETRVIGVDKGFSSALGSVADDVVFL